The sequence below is a genomic window from Lytechinus variegatus isolate NC3 chromosome 3, Lvar_3.0, whole genome shotgun sequence.
TTTTTGGAGATTcacatttttatcattgtttaCATCATTTAATTTGCATTGTTCGCATGCCAATTACTACAATTTCTCGAACGAtgtatacactcttaaaatgttgggcaacatactgtccacacggTTGGTTAAAAATaatatccaactctgggtagttttcaatcGATACTGTGTAGTTATCACCCAAAGTACACATTATtgctttaaaaatacatataattggataaacaagataaggtttTAAACCAATAGTTGAGTGGTTAGCatgttgcccaatatttttaagcGTGTATATGTATGCTCTTGGAGATGCTCTAGAGcatttcacacaaaaaaaaactaacgCAAACTGGTCCTAATTGGCTGACTGGCTAAAAGGTATAACTCATAAAAGGTCTTGGGACGGACCATTAGTCAATATACATGCAGGATGTTAAGTCTATCGCAAAATACGCGACCACCCCaaaatttggagaaaaaaaaatttatgtgaAGGTTCaaacaaattttgattaaagtACAGTGAAATATGAATGTTGCTGTAAGTTTAAAGTGAAGTATATAAATCAGCGCGAAGTCGTAGCCGGCTCAGAGTCTATTAATTACCATGTTTTTCATTACCACTATGAAGGTTCCGTTGCTGCGATTCGAAATTAACTTTTGACCCAAAAGGTCATGAAGGTGTTGTTGCctaattacattattttgataacaATCATTGAGCATAATTTTCTATGCATAATCGGTCCATTTTTTGTCTCCAAAATCGGGTAATTTTTTAGTACATAGTGTGTAGTTTCATATGTTCCAGGCTTTGgtacctggggcctgttgcaggaagagttgcaatcaatcgcaactctaaaaaccacgcgcaacttgattttcaaccaatcaacagcgcgcatttgggacttgcgattgattgtttgacttgcgtttaaacgcagctctttctgcaacgggacccAGGTCTTGTGTTTGTGATGGCTCATCTGCAAGAATGTTCCCCGTGATGAACAGTTCCATCTTTTCCAGGCCCATACAAGATATGTGTAGTCAGGTCGTACTAGCTCGGTAAGgtgatcaggggagcgtttcatgaaaggacttgtcagacgttttatccgacaaatcttgttttatccgacagttaccatagtaacagtgcctctcagccaatcagaatgaagaaaagatgtcagatctgacaacttgtcggacaaaaatgttgatgaaacgctccccaggataACTTGGGTGTCTGACAACGCTATGGCTCCCAACTCCAATATTGGCGATCTTCACAAAATGTTCAAAGTATACGAGTACGAAACAAAAGCGATGTCGACATATACAAAGTGAAGTCGATCATGGTAGATTTGGCCTATTTTCTGTGCCCCAAAAATATAGAGAAGGTCGATATTTATCTGGACCAGGCTTGAGGATGATTTGGCAAAGGGAACCCAATTCTAAAGAGTGATCCTGCTCAAGGTACAGTCTGACACCTATACTTCGCCAAGCTCGACCGACCAGGCCGATAATAGATGAAGCTTGATCTAGTAGTCCAGTCATGATCTTTAGCCGGTATACAGGAGAGGAGGCGTAGGGGGCTTACCTGAGGTACTCCAAGCCAAACTTCAGCAAGTTTCATCGCTTCCTTTGCATTCATGAGAGCATCTTTAGGATCGTTGTTCTTCCAATCAGGATACAGTCCTAAAGTATAGCATTCATACAACATGAACAACATTTAAACAAAGATTGGTCAAAAGAACAAACCTAATGGTGTTCGACTGAATTTATTGTCATAATCAACCAATTTCTAGATTATACCCGATTTTAACCACTTCTGGTCCGATAATAATTTTATTCACTAACACGTTTTAATCCCCCTTTTTTGGCCAATCAGTTTAAAGAGTGGAAATCATTTCGCACTTTCATTCAGATTTTTATAATCTGGTATCCCAAAATACTAATAAATCGAACATCTAGCATGCTACTGATCTGGCATTTGTGTTACAACATTTTACACTCATTTCATGGGACAACtatattcctttgtttttattttcttgtattatatttttaatatcacaCGTTTTATGGCGTCATAGAGAACGTAATTATAAAGCACTTTTCAAATGACTGTACCTATCCTCTAttccaaaaaaattgaaattaatgaataaatatataaacagaCGAATACTCTTACAGGATAAACATAAAtgtgaaaaagaaattacaacACCTTTGCTTTTTACTTgaacactctttggtgttatgtttaaacTCTAGGGGGCTTTTAACACCGGAGGATGTAACCTATAGGGGCACGAACTGGTATCGCTTTGAACACCCAATGTTTAGATTTAATGCTAATTAATGAAGTCATTTCTTAATTTGTTATTAAATATGTATCTCTATTGGTCTTGCATTGAAATTGAACACCTGTGGTGTAAACACCGATATTATGCCATCACCTGGAGCGACACCATCTACTAGAGCACCTACGGCCAATCCATTGTTCCAGTCCTTGGTGAAGTTAGTCATTGGTACTTTAGATGGGATCTTACTTTGGATCCATCCTAGCAATGCCTGCTTTGGTGTAATATGTTCGTCGCCTCGATCACCATCGTCATCTAAATACGGTCGAGAGATGGCGTACTTCAATATCAGCGTCCATAGCAGACCCAGGATTAACTTCAGTATGCCTTTAAAGATATCACTCGCATCTGTCAAATGAAAACAAGATAACAGTTTCTGATCTCCccatattttacaatttttacatttttttaaaacaaatatacaaaattagCCAGGCTGGCCGACGGCAATTCCAATAAGGAGGGGATGGGGGGTGGTAAACATCCCACTAACATCTTTTATTGTTGGGGCGGTGGCAACTAGGGCCATGAGAAGAATTTCATGGGGGagatgcatattttttttgtctaaagtAACTTGATAGCAAGTTGGCACAGCGAGCGAGCAAAGCAACCGTGCTTTTCAAGAGGGTGGTTTTGCCTTTCAACAGTGCAATCGCGTTTAATGCACAGTACTGGTGAATTTTGATAAAGAGTTTAAGCAAGACAGTGTGAGGTTCATAATTTGGAACGAGTGGGGCCACACTTTGCCAAGTCTATATGCAAAGATTTAGCATGCATATAAGGTATGGGGATTCATACATCTTGAAAGGACAGTCACATGAAAGCTCAAGAGCTCATTTTCATTGGGGTCGTAaacataaaaacacatttttgtagATATGTATAGCAAACCACACATACATATCGAAACATTTACTATCGCCTTTCAaaaagagggtcgtgggttcgaatcctatcCATGGCGtgctttccttcagcaataaatttatccacactgtgctgcacttgacccaggtgatgtgaatgggtacccggcaggattaattccttgcatgcatgCACTGAGCGTCGGTGGTGGTAGCTCGAGCTCAAGCCGTGGAAATAATAgcaagcgctttgtatcctcaggaaAAAAACGCTATGTAAATCCAgcttttatcattataattattaaatgGAAAAGGAAATATATAGATTAATTACTTATATAGAAGAGAGACAGggataaaagataataatatgaAGGAAAAGCATGGAttttcaagcccccccccccccatctgcaCGCCAGTGCATTTTCTGTGGCTTTGCTATGGACTCTTGGCTTTTTAATATATACAGTTTTAAACGTCCAGAAAGCTACAACACTGTTGAATGCTGCTTGTGTGATATCGATTCGTTTTTTCACTGAAATAAGGAACACAGAGTGTACTATCTCCAATAGAAATCAATTCTAAAGAGTCGATGTTGGTGGACCTAATCTTCCTAAAATgcgagaaaataataaaattcaaattctttatttcattttcaacagaacaaagtaaAATGGTCGTATAATTACAATGACATTTGCAAATGAAagttatacaaacaaaataaagtgaGGTAGGTAcaatatatgatattattttcaataagTAAAGCAAAGGCCTATAAACAAATTATCCTAAACATTATGAAGATCTgagaaatggagggatccactaaaaaggcACATGCTTGTAGTGTGTTGACCCctttaaataattattgtaaaatTACCTACGAAGATGGACACAGAGGTGACGGAACAGAACCAGAACAgataataaaaattgaaatcaaaagaGAAGCACACTCGAGGGATATGAAGAGCAGGATTTTTAAAATCCtatgttgaaaaaaatgatgtttgTAAAGATCAGATCTTATTCCCTATCCAAGCTTTAATTTTGAAGTCAGAATCTTGGCCATGAAATATAATGACTACAACTTACCAATGTTCACCAACCTAATATTCTCATCCTCGATGAATTTGAGAGCAAtggaaatattttctaacttcTTTGATTTGAAGCTTGGCTTCTTATTGTACTCGGAAATCTTCTTATTAGAAAGTACTTGAAGTAGATCAATTAACAGCAACCCGTCACACAGATCTGTTTCCAGATTGTAGATATACTTGTTGACCGTTTTCAGATGTTCGTTACACCATCTTGTGAAGGTATTCTGCtgtattttcttccattctgCGTCTGCTGCCGTTGGGTCTTCAGACTCCATTCTCCTGTAGGGTAGGCTTGTTCAGTTATGCAAAAGTGCTTTCCAAAGAACAAACAACTCTACATTAATATGTAACAAAACAATAAAGGAAAAACAGAataaattatatacatatagagTGAAATCAACAATTATCATGGAATCATTACATCTACATCAAGTTATTCGGTGTaattaaatgtaaaaattgTAATGATTTACAGTGTTTTTAATGCATGGAGGGAcgtgcattttttaaaataaaaacagaaaataacaaatcaaatattggtgaaggtttaaaaaaaatccatcaaagaatctgaaagttttttttattatttgtggtGTCATATTTGACCAGATATAACCACTTTCATTTTTTGAGAAATACGTCACGAGGGAGCTGCTCGTCTGTGACGTCAcataataaaaacttgtttaaaaaaaataaatggctCCGTCATTCTCTAACGGATTTCAaccaaaccttcaccaatatgtatatatacatgccaggtatgtgtttcataaagctgttcgtaagttaagaacgactggtgaacctttcttacgcgctaagtAATCACAGATGAACGTATCATTTAtctcaagaaaggatcaccagtccttcttaaagtcgctcttaacttacgaaaagctttatgaaacggccccaggaTGTAGAAGGGTTGCCCTCTATCAACGCAGACAGTAAAATCTAACCACGATTGTAGGCAGTAGAGGAAGGGGCAGGGACAGGCGGCTCTTGCTTTCTAAGAACTTCTGTGTGTATTGTACACTTtttattaaatcaaataaaagtgTGCCTTCATaagatacaaataaaaaaaaaacgatctcGCTTgtctattttcttcattatatttatatctaattggcaacccctcctcctcctctagcagaaaaaaaaatcatgcgcatgGGCACGAATCTCACAAATGGAACACCACCTTTTCAAACAAAAACTAATTCAAAAGAATAACTGTTTAATGTATTATCTCACACACAGGGTGTTATGATGGAGCATTTCTGACCATCTCGTTAGTTCGATGACACATTAAAGCATTAGTACACACAAATAAAATGGTACTAATTAAGTGGCAAAATACAGCAAGAAAACAACTGGTAGACAACAGCGTCTTCCAACGTGTTTTTAAACATTGACCGATCAAATTCATTTCTGCTGGAGCTCGAGCTCGTACAGCAGACGACTGTATTCATAACGTAAGAAGCATGGTTCCAAAGCTCTGTCTCATTCGTAACATACTTCCTTCCAAATTCAATTATTGATTAAACAGGGTAATATCACTAGTATTACCTACTTGAATCAAGAATTCACGACACGTTCTTTCCTTCGATGGTATATTATCCTCACATAGAGTGATTGATGAATGTGACTGTGAAggtggtttgaaacaatttcccAATACTACAATACTacaactattttttattttttgtacacTGGATTGTGCACGTTCCACTCCTTTCTGATTCGCTTTTTTCTGGGTGTTGGGTCATTGAAGCGACTATAATTACAAAAGGGATGTCACATCTGAATGCAGGTGTTTAGAGGCACCTCCCATTGGCTTCGCAAAAAGAGGGGGGGTTAAGTTTGGAGAGGAATAAAAATTgataagaagaagaggagggtaaaaaaatctacaaaataaggagaggaaaaaaaatgaaaatggacaaACTTTCAGGACATTATTCATACATAAtctcttctttaaaaaaagagaattcgcTCGCTGATCACACTTTGGATGTTTCATGGTATATTGCGGATTACTTATCGCTTAAACTTGTCCGTTTTTTAGAAATGAGTACCTTGCCTTTTCACTCTAGTTTCTCTTCTGGACATGTTTAAAGATAAGTGGTTGAATACAGTTCCATTCCTTTTTAGGTTTTGTTGTTTCCAGccacagaaaaaaatgatgatcaaATGTAACATGAACAGAAAGAACCGTATTTGGtatgatttttatctttattttaatgCTTAATTATATACAGTTTAAGTGTCATACCCTTTTTTTGGCTACCAAAATTACCAAGCTGTATTTTATATTGAAGTACACTGAAGGTAATAGTGTCTAGGGGCCGAAAACTTTGGATTATAATAAGTATAGAAATTTCAGAATATGAATGACCTTTCTCTTACTTTGCGATAGATTTCTTAATGAACATTTACAAATAAACATTATCACACCTGccaagatagatagatagatagatagatagatggatggatggatggatagaaagatagataatagacagatagatagatagacagatagatagatagatagagagagagagagagataagtAGATAGATAAGTAAATAGATAgctagatagataggtagatagatatcGATAAGTAGATAGATAAGtcgacagatagatagatagatagataagcagatagatagataggtaggtagatagatagataaatagataagtagaaagatagatagatagattgagaGATAAGTAAATAGATGAATAGATTgctagatagataggtagatagatatataAGTAGATAGATaagtagatagatagaaaaatagatagataagtagatagataactagaaagaaagatagatagatagatggatggatagttagatagatagatcgtTAGATAGATAAGTAGATAGATAAGtagacagatagatatatagatggatagatagatatataagtagatagataaatagataaatagataagtAGATAAATAAGtagaaagatatatatatatatatataaagataggtagatagatagatagataagtaGATAAATAagtagaaagatagatagatagatggatatatatatatatgtatatatataaatacataaagataggtaggtagatagatagatagatagataagtagatagatagatagatttttttttacctggggcccgtttcataaatgATCTGCTGTAACtatgccataatggcaactaccatgcaGGTCTCAGCAGCCATTCCGaatgaaggtttccatggtagttgccataatggcaaagttacaacagttgtatcTCTTTACGAATCGGACCCTTGATTTGCTAAGAATGCATAAATGATTGAAAGCAAGCAACCGGAAGATCAAAGCCTTATAAAGGTCC
It includes:
- the LOC121411588 gene encoding filamin-A-like; translation: MESEDPTAADAEWKKIQQNTFTRWCNEHLKTVNKYIYNLETDLCDGLLLIDLLQVLSNKKISEYNKKPSFKSKKLENISIALKFIEDENIRLVNIDASDIFKGILKLILGLLWTLILKYAISRPYLDDDGDRGDEHITPKQALLGWIQSKIPSKVPMTNFTKDWNNGLAVGALVDGVAPGLYPDWKNNDPKDALMNAKEAMKLAEVWLGVPQVLDPSDMVNPNLDELSTMCYLSAFVEAKLKPGAPIKPCDNGDKTK